The genome window AGCGTGGTTTATATAGTGCGGTTTCAACCCGAACGTATCACGGTCAGGACCTGATTGCTAGCGTTATCAGTTCTTTCCAGGTATCGGAAGACGCAGCCCGCGTACGCCTTATAAAGCTCGGTCTATTGACTGAGTCTGTTTCTACGCCATCCCTGTTTTAATTAATTGCTCGCAAATCTATTGCAGAGCTTACACGTACTGTGATACGCTAATAAGCGTATCGGCGGATTAGCGGTTTTGCGATGGTCGCACCTCTACCCCGGTCATTCATATAGGAGATATAAAATGGCAACTAAGCATGAAGTGAAGTGCATTAATAAAACTGACCGTCCTAATCCTCACGAACGTATTCGAGCGATTGGGGGAGTGAATGCAGATGGGACAAATTGGAAATTAAGCCAGCAAGATGCAATTCGGGGGATTGAGGATGGAAAATGG of Nitrosospira multiformis ATCC 25196 contains these proteins:
- a CDS encoding DUF3892 domain-containing protein; this encodes MATKHEVKCINKTDRPNPHERIRAIGGVNADGTNWKLSQQDAIRGIEDGKWSFYVSVRGQIVNVIIGISRYGNKYLKTEADGEQPNNLLSLYECA